The Desulfobotulus pelophilus genomic interval GATGAACTTCCGGGTTCAGCACAGAGACCGTTCGTAGTACGTTGTTGACGGATACCACCATATTCTGATGAAGCTGGCTCAGGGTGCGTAAGCTTGCCAGCATACCATTCACTTCCCGGACAAGGTGCCGTGCCAGAAGGATCTGGTCGTCATGGCCATGGGGGAGGGTGGCCGGGGCGGAAGCGCCATAGCGGCCCGTTCGGCGGATGGCGGGGAGAACTTCACTGGCCACCCAGTTGGTGAAATCTTCGGCAGCGGGTTTGTTGGATCGGAAGGCGAGTTTATAGAGGGCGGGTTCGTTGATGAAAATAATGTCCCTGTCCTGTTCGCAGTTGCTTCCGAACTGGTTTGTATGGCTGGTTCGGAGTTTCCGTACCTGCCTCCATCCTTCCGGAATATTGCTAAGAGATCCTTCCCCTCTCCACGCTATTTCGAGAGCGGTAAAAACATCTCTGGCAACAAACCAAGTCTCGTCATTTTCTGATAGGGTTCTGACTGTTTGATTTTGAAATGTGAATTCAAGGGTGGGAAATTGGTCTTCCATGGCAGTCCTCCAGTTTAAAAAGATGGGAGAATCCGCCGCTCTGGTGCTAAACAGGGGCGGCGGAACTATGCGGGTTAGCACTACCGGAAACTGGTAACCGGCCCTCCGAAGAGGCCCACATAGCTCCGCCATAAGGGTGTGCGAGGGCGCAAAAAATGCGCCTGCATTTCTTTTTATGGTGGCGCTACACACCAGTCTTTTTCGGGGTGCTAATCCCGGCTGTGGTTTTTTGCCGCAGCATGAAAACTGTACCCAGACCGGAATGGAATGTCAAGATGTTGATGCGGATGGGGAAAAGTTATGGGAAATGTATGCCGGGCTTGTCAGAAGAAAAAGGGTGGGGTATGGAAAAGGATCGTTTTTTGAAGGTGCAGTGGGGTTTGTGGGCAGTATAACGCCTCAGTCTGCATG includes:
- a CDS encoding BRO-N domain-containing protein, which encodes MEDQFPTLEFTFQNQTVRTLSENDETWFVARDVFTALEIAWRGEGSLSNIPEGWRQVRKLRTSHTNQFGSNCEQDRDIIFINEPALYKLAFRSNKPAAEDFTNWVASEVLPAIRRTGRYGASAPATLPHGHDDQILLARHLVREVNGMLASLRTLSQLHQNMVVSVNNVLRTVSVLNPEVHHEAFVQSLRNQGGGK